From Scatophagus argus isolate fScaArg1 chromosome 2, fScaArg1.pri, whole genome shotgun sequence, a single genomic window includes:
- the LOC124065185 gene encoding uncharacterized protein LOC124065185 → MMADCIGFQAQIASIIEILANSAVAEICKLVDDGYAALRSQMDQEREKSEKENDVLRQKLREMDVKMRSYERKMKRRNQREETHAVHFRPPEGPDDHQPLVLPLPVSSEDKPFHLISKEETKVLPLVKQEKVERDDCNLDLKVEVNIRSGCGLSTALEVSEETPPSDIVLDTSVANITSSTTQSSSSPTDTTMDLTCRPRAKRKSTKPLSNSLSVSSGGVPVSEATGRDLGGSLTDGALKPEIQTDDTTEEELHSSQLSAPVASEEPSPDRLNNLGLDLAWMQERVSHLGAAYAVAQLGLGNTETGHPSASFPSQGGDSLDGPPTMLFTSGAHEMAAFAASFDMAAAAAAAAAVVAAPPPPPPPPPPTTAPSATNTSQRRPYRSSIATTKEPVVCAVCGRVFPSAAALELHQRVHTGERPYTCPHCGKGFAQPNNLRVHLLIHTGERRYRCTLCGKSFISSSHLKRHRTVHTQEKPYSCSRCGQSFSQMCSVRRHRQQSQCGL, encoded by the exons ATGATGGCGGACTGTATTGGTTTTCAAGCGCAAATTGCCTCGATTATAGAGATACTAGCCAATTCAGCTGTTGCAGAGATCTGCAAACTGGTGGACGATGGCTACGCGGCGCTGCGCTCCCAGATGGACCAGGAGCGGGAGAAGAGCGAGAAGGAGAACGATGTCCTTCGACAGAAACTGCGCGAAATGGACGTGAAGATGCGGAGCTACgagaggaaaatgaagagaCGGAATCAGCGGGAGGAAACGCACGCCGTTCATTTTAGGCCACCCGAAG GACCTGACGACCACCAGCCACTggttcttcctcttcctgtctcctctgaaGACAAACCCTTCCATCTCATTTCAAAG GAGGAAACCAAAGTGTTGCCTCTGGTAAAGCAggagaaagtggagagagaCGACTGCAACCTGGACCTCAAGGTGGAGGTCAACATCAGGTCAGGGTGTGGCCTGTCTACTG CCCTGGAGGTCAGTGAGGAAACCCCACCCAGTGATATCGTTCTTGACACCAGTGTTGCCAacatcacctcctccaccacgcagtcctcctcctctcctacTGACACTACAATGGACCTGACCTGCAGACCTCGAGCAAAACGTAAATCCACCAAGCCCCTGAGCAACAGTTTGTCAGTCAGCAGTGGAGGGGTCCCAGTCTCTGAGGCAACTGGTAGAGACCTTGGAGGGAGTCTAACAGACGGTGCTTTGAAGCCAGAGATCCAGACAGATGATACTACAGAAGAGGAACTTCATTCCTCTCAGCTGTCAGCCCCTGTAGCCTCAGAGGAGCCCAGCCCCGACCGCCTCAACAACCTGGGCTTGGACTTGGCATGGATGCAGGAGCGGGTCAGCCATCTTGGTGCAGCATATGCAGTAGCACAGCTGGGTTTGGGGAATACAGAAACTGGCCACCCCTCTGCCTCCTTCCCCTCACAAGGAGGAGACAGTCTAGATGGCCCTCCAACCATGCTCTTCACGAGTGGCGCTCATGAAATGGCTGCTTTTGCCGCCTCATTTGACATGgctgccgccgctgctgctgctgctgctgttgttgctgcgccacctccaccacctcctccacctcctcccactaCAGCGCCCTCTGCTACCAACACCAGTCAGAGGCGGCCTTACAGGAGCAGCATTGCTACTACAAAAGAACCTGTGGTATGTGCAGTTTGCGGGCGTGTCTTCCCCAGTGCAGCTGCCCTAGAGCTGCATCAACGGGTGCACACGGGGGAGAGACCCTACACCTGCCCCCACTGTGGAAAGGGCTTCGCCCAGCCCAACAACCTGCGGGTTCACCTCCTCATTCACACAGGGGAGAGGCGTTATCGATGTACACTGTGCGGGAAGAGTTTCATCTCGTCCAGCCACCTGAAGAGGCACCGCACAGTCCATACGCAGGAGAAGCCCTACAGCTGCTCACGCTGCGGACAGTCCTTCAGCCAAATGTGTAGCGTCCGCAGACACCGGCAGCAGTCTCAGTGTGGCCTGTAG
- the LOC124053255 gene encoding zinc finger protein 271-like → MSISVDFHSQIASIMEVLANAAVAEICKVVDDGYAVVQLEMSRSQKEHEFLRRKIKLLELQIARYRAERMKGAEGSISSRFPGVRLLNRQNRDSLAGPSLQGRTRFLNRGPGAQQTVQKNQPIDLDQDPDQEVVTTTKTEPAEPEEEGELLIVKVEGAVETGASIHEVPVDACISSRGKDDTINTSPNATSKEASDGRQARCRSETEVSGSDIVTFVVGRTAETESNSDTTHSSQLELTGSDVRAGDSEPLNSYMMSHKGTVPAGCHGETDARKVNEVALDASKSSQSEVIVIDGGGRSDKEGEEYEWSDQTGRDTHEQTTSPIIQCDVVGLESAGPKKSSLQVGSVLTPGTSGGGTISSDAHSATLHRPASHQKPFTSRFHMAFYHAVTMERPYGCTRCTKRFFLESDLQKHMARHTREKPYACSLCGKSFVCQSQLDIHRNVHTGERPFSCSICNRRFSHPSNLKRHQKIQQGEWTVPECVVLSVKHGGVMGQGYVTNMSSPQSKEEEMDEVQGDTSEKNSPSQTLLGWQDRIQTENAERPSCSTYSADTGAGDSSFSQMGTNPASRVPTVSKRPLCDMVQGSPVSKLDIIVINSPPHAAQNRCSGTLLAGQSGNDGADKGTPLTGQGNATVRAQYQPLLRLQINEAPSEVMFEGSAVYSNQISTFNNPSVTMDTVDSQQQQTQYSWPGIQPLDNVHLSSQNHLYQVCSSQNQESGSAQSQQPCLPYACTFCSRRYAHQCQLRIHERVHTGEKPYQCVQCGKRFGQVCSLKRHQMVHTGERPFPCPQCGKQFSTSTNLKVHQSVHTGEKKFDCSKCGKKFSFLSNLIRHQALHTTK, encoded by the exons ATGTCGATTTCAGTTGACTTCCATTCTCAAATTGCGTCCATCATGGAGGTTCTGGCTAACGCGGCTGTTGCCGAAATTTGTAAAGTTGTAGACGACGGATACGCGGTGGTTCAGCTGGAAATGTCCCGGAGCCAGAAGGAGCACGAGTTCCTACGGAGGAAAATCAAactgctggagctgcagattGCCAGGTATCGAGCGGAGAGAATGAAGGGAGCAGAGGGCTCCATTAGCAGCCGCTTCCCAGGGGTGCGCCTCCTCAACCGGCAGAACAGGGACTCACTGGCCG GCCCTTCTCTTCAGGGCAGGACCAGGTTTCTGAACCGAGGTCCAGGGGCCCAGCAGACTGTTCAGAAGAACCAGCCCATCGACCTGGACCAGGATCCTGATCAGGAGGTTGTGACCACCACCAAAACTGAG ccagcagagccggaggaggagggggaactcCTGATAGTCAAAGTTGAGGGAGCAGTGGAGACCGGAGCCTCCATCCACGAGGTGCCAGTGGACGcctgcatcagcagcagaggcaAAGACGACACCATCAACACATCACCAAACGCCACCTCGAAGGAAGCCAGTGACGGCCGGCAGGCCAGATGCCGCAGCGAAACGGAGGTCAGTGGATCTGACATCGTCACCTTTGTTGTCGGCAGGACAGCTGAAACTGAAAGCAACAGCGACACTACCCACAGTTCCCAGCTGGAgctaacaggaagtgatgtcagagCAGGGGACAGTGAACCACTGAACTCTTACATGATGTCACACAAGGGCACTGTGCCAGCTGGCTGTCATGGTGAAACGGATGCCAGAAAAGTTAATGAGGTTGCTTTAGACGCCTCCAAATCCTCCCAGTCAGAGGTGATAGTCATTGATGGAGGGGGGAGGTCAGacaaggagggggaggagtaTGAGTGGTCAGaccagacagggagagacacacatgaacaaactACATCACCCATCATTCAGTGTGATGTAGTGGGACTGGAGTCAGCAGGACCCAAGAAGTCCTCTCTGCAGGTAGGATCAGTTCTCACTCCAGGAACATCCGGCGGTGGAACTATCTCCAGTGATGCACACAGCGCGACCCTGCACCGCCCTGCCAGCCACCAGAAACCCTTCACCAGCCGCTTCCACATGGCTTTCTACCACGCCGTCACCATGGAGCGCCCATACGGCTGCACCAGGTGCACCAAGCGCTTCTTCCTGGAGTCTGACCTGCAGAAGCACATGGCAAGGCACACCAGGGAGAAGCCCTACGCCTGCTCGCTGTGTGGCAAAAGCTTTGTGTGCCAGAGCCAGCTGGACATCCACCGAAACGTGCACACCGGGGAGAGGCCCTTCAGCTGCTCCATCTGCAACCGACGCTTCTCCCATCCCAGCAACCTCAAGAGGCACCAGAAGATCCA ACAGGGTGAATGGACGGTTCCTGAATGTGTGGTTCTCAGTGTGAAGCATGGAGGTGTGATG GGCCAGGGATATGTGACAAACATGAGCAGCCCTCAGAgcaaggaggaagagatggatgaaGTGCAAG GTGACACCTCAGAGAAAAACAGTCCTTCCCAAACGCTGCTGGGATGGCAGGACAGAATCCAGACTGAAAATGCTGAGAGGCCATCTTGTTCCACATACTCAGCAGACACTGGAGCAGGAGACTCATCGTTTAGCCAAATGGGGACAAATCCTGCCTCTAGAGTCCCCACTGTTTCTAAAAGACCTCTGTGTGACATGGTCCAGGGAAGCCCTGTGTCTAAACTTGACATCATTGTGATCAACTCACCTCCACATGCAGCCCAGAACCGCTGCAGTGGGACGTTGTTGGCAGGACAAAGTGGAAATGATGGAGCTGACAAAGGGACACCTCTTACAGGTCAGGGCAACGCCACTGTGAGGGCACAGTATCAGCCACTGCTGCGTCTTCAGATCAACGAGGCGCCCAGTGAAGTGATGTTTGAAGGCAGTGCCGTCTACAGTAATCAAATTTCTACCTTTAATAACCCTTCTGTTACCATGGATACAGTGGACTCCCAGCAACAGCAAACTCAGTATTCTTGGCCTGGAATCCAGCCATTAGACAATGTCCACTTGTCCAGTCAAAACCACCTTTATCAAGTGTGTAGCAGTCAGAATCAGGAGTCTGGGTCAGCACAGTCCCAGCAGCCTTGCCTACCCTACGCCTGCACCTTCTGTTCGCGTCGCTACGCCCACCAGTGCCAGCTACGCATCCATGAGCGTGTCCACACTGGAGAGAAGCCTTACCAGTGTGTCCAGTGCGGAAAGCGCTTTGGCCAAGTCTGCAGCCTTAAGCGCCACCAGATGGTCCACACCGGAGAGAGGCCATTCCCCTGCCCCCAATGTGGGAAGCAGTTCTCCACCTCTACCAACCTGAAAGTCCACCAGAGTGTCCACACTGGGGAGAAGAAGTTTGATTGCTCCAAGTGTGGCAAGAAGTTTTCCTTCCTAAGCAACCTCATCAGGCACCAGGCTCTGCACACCACCAAGTAG
- the si:dkey-56e3.3 gene encoding zinc finger protein with KRAB and SCAN domains 8: MASYVDFHTQLASIMEVLANAAVAEICQLVDDGFATLRLEISRSQRENLALKTRLQLMEGRSGEQSHRERTSPPLLTNCTRTDRLLGEDSTAIAKRIVKSAMLENTDAQQSQPVVVTEHLVEPEEAVVVKKERLEEELTGCSMLEDHQTTLSSISTGLPSVCLTAQGHYVLSVEAEVPRVSASAQFEKEDSAAPEALQQVEREGVRQATTLNGYSHPADQNHQGTPGFGPNRAREMTDLTKDEHVADPSNPLSAQFTSSRVPEVETPLDSELSLTDTGVKSLCCAAEDSKEGAGSTAVKLEAETSWTQSFLVSVNRTECLSNSKVTNSQHTESELAELDTSSLESSSFDDLFSSPEVAGSLADPHKHSTEAVAGMEEPLSSSSFPFLSSFGGSSVSDSVTASSFTYSSSDSKNRSFPSRTEQVFSCQQCACLFSTSRDLVVHQHSHAGERIYHCQLCKKPFLHPHQLKTHQRVHTGEKPFSCAQCGKRFSQSSHIKRHMSVHTGEKRYCCGLCGKRFSQACSLKVHQAVHTGERPYSCTKCGKSFSVLGNLVRHQSVHISK, from the exons ATGGCGAGTTATGTGGATTTCCACACACAGTTGGCATCCATCATGGAGGTGTTAGCTAACGCGGCAGTGGCAGAGATCTGTCAGCTTGTGGACGATGGGTTTGCCACACTGAGGCTGGAAATTTCCCGGAGTCAGAGGGAGAACCTGGCCCTGAAGACCAGACTGCAGCTAATGGAGGGTCGTTCTGGAGAGCAGTCCCACAGAGAACGCACATCACCTCCACTGCTGACGAACTGCACCAGGACAG ATCGTCTCCTTGGAGAAGACAGCACTGCCATTGCCAAAAGAATAGTCAAGTCAGCCATGTTGGAGAACACTGACGCTCAGCAGTCACAG CCGGTGGTTGTGACGGAGCATCTGGTGGAGCCGGAGGAGGCTGTTGTGGTAAAGAAGGAgagactggaggaggagctgacaGGCTGCAGCATGCTAGAAGACCATCAGACAACTCTGAGCAGCATCAGCA CTGGACTTCCATCGGTCTGCCTTACTGCTCAGGGCCACTATGTTCTCAGTGTTGAAGCAGAGGTCCCCAGAGTCAGTGCGTCAGCTCAGTTTGAGAAAGAAGACTCTGCTGCACCTGAAGCTCTGCAGcaggttgagagagagggagtgagacagGCCACTACTCTGAATGGCTACTCTCATCCAGCAGACCAAAACCACCAGGGAACACCAGGTTTTGGTCCAAACAGGGCCAGGGAAATGACAGACTTGACCAAAGACGAACATGTTGCGGATCCCAGCAACCCTCTGTCTGCTCAGTTCACTAGTAGTCGAGTTCCTGAGGTAGAGACTCCACTGGACTCAGAGCTGTCACTGACAGACACTGGAGTGAAGAGTTTATGTTGTGCTGCAGAAGACTCGAAGGAGGGGGCAGGTTCAACAGCAGTCAAACTGGAGGCTGAAACTTCATGGACACAGAGTTTTTTAGTCTCTGTCAACAGAACTGAATGTCTGAGTAACAGCAAAGTGACTAACAGTCAGCACACAGAGAGTGAATTAGCAGAGCTGGACACCAGCAGTTTGGAGTCTTCCTCTTTCGATGACCTGTTCTCCTCTCCAGAGGTGGCCGGGTCTCTGGCGGATCCTCACAAACACTCCACAGAGGCAGTCGCTGGCATGGAGGAGCCACTTTCATCCTCGTCTTTTCCTTTCCTGAGCAGCTTTGGCGGCTCTTCTGTGTCCGACTCTGTGACCGCCTCCTCCTTCACTTACTCCTCGTCTGACTCCAAGAACCGAAGCTTTCCCAGCAGGACAGAACAAGTGTTCAGCTGCCAGCAGTGTGCCTGTCTCTTCTCCACCTCCAGAGACCTGGTGGTGCATCAGCACTCCCATGCTGGGGAGAGGATCTACCACTGCCAACTCTGTAAGAAGCCCTTCCTCCACCCGCACCAGCTGAAAACCCACCAGCGGGTGCACACTGGGGAAAAACCATTCAGCTGTGCTCAGTGCGGGAAGCGCTTCTCCCAGTCCAGCCACATCAAGAGACACATGAGCGTCCACACGGGGGAGAAGCGCTACTGCTGCGGCCTGTGTGGGAAACGCTTCTCACAGGCCTGTAGCCTCAAGGTGCACCAGGCGGTCCACACTGGAGAGAGACCCTACAGCTGCACTAAGTGTGGCAAGAGTTTCTCTGTGCTGGGAAACCTGGTCCGCCACCAGAGTGTCCACATCAGCAAGTGA